One Desulfovibrio aminophilus genomic region harbors:
- a CDS encoding RsmE family RNA methyltransferase encodes MARLNSFHLPPEAWPAPGSGRPYVLEGAEARHLLKVLRTPVGGRVRLFDGRGRDGLFALERAEGGRAVLAPESLAERPEPPDRLVLALGWNKSGRRDWLLEKAVELRASGLAFWRAARSQGDLPDRPKETWTEKMVQAAKQCGNPWLPELAVVSGGLDGLVAFARGFERCYLFWENAETALIPRPEDLGSGRVLAVLGPEGGLEPEEAERLLAAGFRSASLGASILRWETAALLCMGLAHLGRRNEP; translated from the coding sequence GTGGCCCGGCTCAATTCCTTTCATCTGCCCCCGGAGGCCTGGCCCGCGCCGGGCTCCGGGAGGCCGTACGTCCTGGAGGGGGCCGAGGCCCGGCACCTGCTGAAGGTGCTGCGCACGCCCGTCGGCGGGAGGGTGCGCCTCTTCGACGGCCGCGGCCGGGACGGTCTCTTCGCGCTGGAGCGCGCCGAGGGCGGCCGGGCCGTGCTCGCTCCCGAATCCCTGGCCGAACGCCCGGAGCCGCCGGACCGGCTGGTCCTGGCCCTGGGCTGGAACAAGTCCGGCCGCCGGGATTGGCTTTTGGAAAAGGCCGTGGAACTGCGCGCCTCGGGCCTGGCCTTCTGGCGGGCCGCCCGCAGCCAGGGCGATCTCCCGGACCGGCCCAAGGAGACCTGGACGGAGAAGATGGTCCAGGCCGCCAAGCAGTGCGGCAACCCCTGGCTGCCGGAACTCGCCGTGGTTTCCGGGGGCCTGGACGGACTCGTCGCGTTTGCGCGCGGCTTTGAGCGGTGCTATTTGTTCTGGGAGAACGCCGAAACCGCGCTCATCCCCCGCCCCGAGGATCTGGGGAGCGGCCGCGTGCTGGCCGTGCTCGGCCCGGAGGGCGGACTGGAGCCCGAGGAGGCCGAGCGGCTCCTGGCGGCCGGATTCCGCTCCGCCAGCCTGGGGGCGAGCATCTTGCGCTGGGAGACCGCCGCCCTGCTCTGCATGGGCCTGGCCCACCTGGGCCGCCGGAACGAGCCATGA
- the lysA gene encoding diaminopimelate decarboxylase has protein sequence MHHFEMRDGELFAEEVRVADLAAEHGTPLYVYSAATIRRHFDAFDSAFSGLDHLTCYSVKANSNVNVLRLMGEQGAGMDIVSGGELHRALTAGIPSERIVYSGVGKRAEEIRAALAADILMFNVESMAELERINEIATDMGKVARISFRINPDVDPKTHPYISTGMKKNKFGLDIEKSLEAYRLARELPGIEPVGIDCHIGSQLTSINPFLEALDKILAFKARLDEMGLAIRHLDLGGGLGITYNEEEPPHPREFGEALTARLKGLGLKVILEPGRVIVGNAGILVTQVVYLKDTPSKHFVIVDAAMNDLIRPSLYDSFHRIGEVTAHDRPKLKADVVGPICESGDFLARDRELPGLEQGEYLAVYSAGAYGFAMSSNYNSRPRAAEILVDGSKARVIRRRETYDDLVALEK, from the coding sequence ATGCACCATTTCGAGATGCGTGACGGAGAACTCTTCGCCGAAGAGGTCCGCGTCGCGGACCTGGCCGCGGAGCACGGCACCCCGCTCTACGTCTATTCCGCGGCCACCATACGCCGCCACTTCGACGCCTTCGACTCGGCCTTCTCCGGGTTGGACCACCTGACCTGCTACTCGGTCAAGGCCAACTCCAACGTGAACGTGCTGCGGCTCATGGGCGAACAGGGCGCGGGCATGGACATCGTCTCGGGCGGCGAGCTGCACCGGGCGCTCACGGCCGGGATTCCGTCCGAGCGCATCGTCTATTCCGGCGTGGGCAAGCGGGCCGAGGAAATCCGCGCGGCGTTGGCGGCGGACATCCTCATGTTCAACGTGGAGTCCATGGCCGAGCTGGAGCGCATCAACGAGATCGCCACGGACATGGGCAAGGTGGCCCGGATCAGCTTCCGCATCAACCCGGACGTGGACCCCAAGACCCACCCCTACATCTCCACGGGCATGAAGAAGAACAAGTTCGGCCTGGACATCGAGAAATCCCTGGAGGCCTACCGGCTGGCCCGTGAACTGCCGGGCATCGAGCCCGTGGGCATCGACTGCCACATCGGGTCGCAGCTCACGAGCATCAATCCCTTCCTGGAGGCCCTGGACAAGATCTTGGCCTTCAAGGCGCGCCTCGACGAGATGGGCCTGGCCATCCGCCACCTGGACCTGGGCGGCGGCCTGGGCATCACCTACAACGAGGAGGAGCCGCCGCATCCGCGCGAGTTCGGCGAGGCCCTCACCGCCAGGCTCAAGGGCCTGGGCCTGAAGGTGATCCTGGAGCCCGGGCGGGTCATCGTGGGCAACGCGGGCATCCTCGTGACCCAGGTGGTCTATCTCAAGGACACCCCGAGCAAGCATTTCGTCATCGTGGACGCGGCAATGAACGACCTCATCCGGCCCTCGCTCTACGACTCCTTCCACCGCATCGGCGAGGTGACGGCCCACGACCGGCCGAAGCTCAAGGCGGACGTGGTGGGTCCCATCTGCGAGTCCGGCGACTTCCTGGCCCGGGACCGCGAACTGCCCGGCCTGGAACAGGGCGAATACCTGGCCGTTTACTCCGCCGGAGCCTACGGCTTCGCCATGTCCTCCAACTACAACTCCCGTCCGCGCGCCGCCGAGATCCTGGTGGACGGCTCCAAGGCCCGCGTCATCCGCCGCCGCGAGACCTACGACGACCTGGTGGCCCTGGAAAAGTGA
- the mutS gene encoding DNA mismatch repair protein MutS, translated as MFEQYLRIKEEYPDALLFYRMGDFYELFFDDAEVAARELSITLTSRNPNAEAKVPMCGVPHHAAEGYLAQLLEKGYRVAICDQVEDPRQAKGLVRREVTRVLTPGTVIEDANLSARESNYLAALYWDEERGSGGAAWVDVSTGHWSGLSSTREPELWQWLAKIGARELLLPQGRRVPSAFADMRAQVTALPERGAFDLDAARHALLEAQGVADLEALGLSGRPELTRACGALLFYLRQTQKQDVSHLEGFRPLDLSRHLILDEVTERNLEIFRRLDGRSGSGTLVHVLDRTVTPLGARLLAGRLREPWRDPAAIGRCLDCVEFLFARDPVRAELRRALDEVHDLERLSTRVQLGRATPRDFAALRQTLLALPRLRRSLAAEAEEAPADLRGLLASWDDLADLAGLLDAALVDSPPLAVGEGGLFKTGYNAELDDLIQLTEHGEARVRELFEQERTASGIPKLKLGFNKVFGYYFEVSKSHQGAVPETFIRRQTLVNCERYVTPRLKELEDRLLSASEERKALEYKLFLELRETLAQARARFVFMAGALAGLDYWQGLAEAARLNTWTRPEVHEGPEIEIEAGRHPVVEAAQGAANYVPNDVRLDESRRILLITGPNMAGKSTVLRQTAVITLMAQIGSFVPAARARIGVADRIFSRVGASDNLAQGQSTFMVEMMETARILRQATRRSLVILDEIGRGTSTFDGLALAWAVAEDLAKRAGGVRTLFATHYHELTALEGKLPGLRNLNIAVREWKGEIVFLRRLVPGPADKSYGIEVAKLAGVPRPVVERAREILANLEEKSQDARTRGTLRSRQSSLPGLGREAAPETGEESALAKALRDLDVDGLTPIQALTLLHQWKQTFKDGR; from the coding sequence ATGTTCGAACAGTACCTCCGCATCAAGGAGGAGTACCCGGACGCCCTGCTCTTCTACCGCATGGGCGACTTCTACGAGCTGTTCTTCGACGACGCCGAGGTGGCGGCCCGCGAGCTGTCCATCACCCTGACCTCGCGCAATCCCAACGCAGAGGCCAAGGTGCCCATGTGCGGGGTGCCGCACCACGCGGCCGAGGGCTATCTGGCCCAGCTCCTGGAGAAGGGCTACCGGGTGGCCATCTGCGACCAGGTTGAGGATCCCAGGCAGGCCAAGGGGCTGGTGCGCCGCGAGGTGACCCGGGTGCTCACCCCGGGCACGGTCATCGAGGACGCCAACCTCTCGGCCCGGGAGAGCAATTATCTGGCCGCGCTCTATTGGGACGAGGAGCGCGGTTCGGGCGGCGCCGCCTGGGTCGACGTGTCCACCGGCCACTGGAGCGGCCTGTCCTCCACGCGGGAGCCCGAACTCTGGCAATGGCTGGCCAAGATCGGAGCGCGCGAGCTGCTCCTGCCCCAGGGCCGCCGCGTTCCCTCAGCCTTCGCGGACATGCGGGCCCAGGTCACGGCCCTGCCCGAGCGCGGGGCCTTCGACCTGGACGCGGCCCGGCACGCGCTCCTGGAGGCCCAGGGCGTGGCCGACCTGGAGGCCCTCGGGCTCTCCGGCAGGCCGGAGTTGACCCGGGCCTGCGGGGCCCTGCTCTTCTACCTGCGCCAGACCCAGAAGCAGGACGTGTCCCACCTGGAGGGCTTCCGGCCCCTGGACCTCTCGCGCCACCTCATCCTGGACGAGGTCACGGAGCGCAACCTGGAGATTTTCCGCCGCCTGGACGGCCGGAGCGGCTCCGGCACCCTGGTGCACGTCCTGGACCGCACCGTGACGCCCCTGGGCGCGCGGCTGCTGGCCGGACGCCTGCGCGAGCCCTGGCGCGACCCGGCGGCCATCGGCCGCTGTCTGGACTGCGTGGAGTTCCTCTTCGCCCGCGATCCGGTCCGCGCGGAGCTGCGCCGGGCCCTGGACGAGGTGCACGACCTGGAGCGCCTGTCCACCCGGGTCCAGCTCGGCCGGGCCACGCCCCGCGACTTCGCGGCCCTGCGCCAGACCCTTTTGGCCCTGCCCCGGCTGCGCCGGTCCCTTGCCGCCGAGGCCGAAGAGGCCCCGGCCGACCTGCGCGGGCTGCTGGCGTCCTGGGACGACCTGGCCGACCTGGCCGGGCTCCTGGACGCCGCCCTGGTGGACAGCCCGCCCCTGGCCGTGGGCGAGGGCGGACTGTTCAAGACCGGCTACAACGCCGAGTTGGACGACCTGATCCAGCTCACCGAGCACGGCGAGGCTCGGGTCCGGGAGCTTTTCGAGCAGGAGCGGACGGCCTCGGGCATCCCCAAGCTCAAGCTCGGCTTCAACAAGGTCTTCGGCTACTACTTCGAGGTCTCCAAATCCCACCAGGGCGCGGTGCCGGAGACCTTCATCCGCCGCCAGACCCTGGTGAACTGCGAGCGCTACGTCACGCCCCGGCTCAAGGAGCTGGAAGACCGCCTGCTCTCCGCCTCCGAGGAGCGCAAGGCGCTGGAATACAAGCTGTTCCTTGAGCTGCGCGAGACCCTGGCCCAGGCCCGGGCGCGCTTCGTCTTCATGGCCGGGGCCCTGGCCGGGCTGGACTACTGGCAGGGACTGGCCGAGGCCGCGCGGCTGAACACCTGGACCCGGCCCGAGGTCCACGAAGGACCGGAGATCGAGATCGAGGCCGGCCGGCACCCCGTGGTCGAGGCGGCCCAGGGCGCGGCCAACTACGTGCCCAACGACGTGCGCCTGGACGAGTCCCGGCGCATCCTGCTCATCACCGGCCCGAACATGGCGGGCAAGTCCACGGTGCTGCGCCAGACCGCCGTGATCACGCTCATGGCCCAGATCGGCTCCTTCGTCCCCGCCGCCCGGGCGCGCATCGGCGTGGCCGACCGCATCTTCTCCCGGGTGGGGGCCTCGGACAACCTGGCCCAGGGACAGAGCACGTTCATGGTCGAGATGATGGAGACCGCCCGCATTCTGCGCCAGGCCACCCGGCGCAGCCTGGTCATCCTGGACGAGATCGGCCGGGGCACGAGCACCTTCGACGGCCTGGCCCTGGCCTGGGCCGTGGCTGAGGACCTGGCGAAACGGGCGGGCGGCGTGCGCACCCTCTTCGCCACCCACTACCACGAGCTCACCGCCCTGGAGGGTAAGCTGCCGGGCCTGCGCAACCTGAACATCGCGGTGCGCGAGTGGAAGGGCGAAATCGTCTTCCTGCGCCGCCTCGTGCCCGGCCCGGCGGACAAGAGCTACGGCATCGAGGTGGCCAAGCTGGCCGGTGTGCCCCGGCCGGTGGTGGAAAGGGCGCGGGAAATTCTTGCGAACCTCGAGGAAAAATCGCAAGATGCCCGGACGCGGGGAACGCTTCGTTCCCGACAGTCCAGTCTGCCCGGCCTGGGTCGGGAGGCGGCCCCGGAAACCGGGGAGGAGTCGGCGCTGGCCAAGGCCCTGCGCGACCTGGACGTGGACGGCCTGACGCCCATCCAGGCCCTGACCCTGCTCCATCAATGGAAACAGACCTTCAAGGACGGCCGATGA
- a CDS encoding tetratricopeptide repeat protein: MSWLDFLRRGKGAARFEFAPGPGEGETLPVQDTRAAIDELSQVVRNNPEAVEIYLALGSLYRSQGEIERAIQIRNNLIVRPGLDPKFRARAWFELGRDFRRGGFLDRAAHAFDQARSLMGDRPAILQEQALLAADGGEFERAAELYGRLGRPLPQAHYLVRRAQELAAGGDAPQAGSFLRKAVKVYPGSVEAWAEHLTSAYREGSASRLKDALGEALVKADPAMRFVFLEGLADAAAGARREGGEAAPLPNADLLQTVIPVLSAQEPDVLLYYYGARLLLQCGQRLEARSWLEKTLVLRPDFWLARLEVFRLTKDEQSFTPFFKEQLEFFMDKARRLRRFVCRGCGLKRDAVFYLCPRCRSWHSIAFRYDFTQ, encoded by the coding sequence TTGTCCTGGCTCGACTTTCTGCGTCGTGGGAAGGGCGCCGCGCGCTTCGAGTTCGCGCCCGGTCCGGGCGAGGGCGAGACCTTGCCCGTGCAGGACACCCGCGCGGCCATCGACGAACTCTCCCAGGTGGTGCGCAACAACCCGGAGGCCGTGGAGATCTACCTGGCCCTGGGCAGCCTCTACCGCTCCCAGGGGGAGATCGAGCGGGCCATCCAGATCCGCAACAACCTCATCGTGCGGCCTGGCCTGGACCCCAAGTTCCGCGCCCGGGCCTGGTTCGAGCTGGGCCGGGACTTCCGGCGCGGCGGCTTCCTGGACCGCGCGGCGCATGCCTTTGACCAGGCCCGCTCCCTCATGGGCGACCGCCCGGCCATTCTTCAGGAGCAGGCCCTGCTGGCCGCCGACGGCGGCGAGTTCGAGCGCGCCGCCGAACTGTACGGCCGCCTGGGCCGCCCCCTGCCCCAGGCCCATTACCTCGTGCGCCGGGCCCAGGAGTTGGCTGCCGGAGGCGACGCGCCCCAGGCGGGCAGCTTCCTGCGCAAGGCGGTGAAGGTCTACCCCGGCTCGGTGGAAGCCTGGGCCGAGCATCTGACCTCGGCCTACCGGGAGGGCTCGGCCTCGCGGCTCAAGGACGCGCTGGGCGAGGCCCTGGTCAAGGCCGACCCGGCCATGCGCTTCGTTTTTCTGGAGGGGCTGGCGGATGCGGCCGCCGGAGCCCGCCGCGAGGGCGGCGAAGCCGCGCCCCTGCCCAACGCCGACCTGCTCCAGACCGTGATCCCGGTCCTCTCCGCGCAGGAACCGGACGTGCTCCTTTATTACTATGGCGCGCGGCTCCTGCTGCAGTGCGGCCAGCGCCTGGAGGCCCGCTCCTGGCTGGAGAAGACGCTCGTGCTGCGGCCGGACTTCTGGCTGGCCCGCCTGGAGGTCTTCCGCCTGACCAAGGACGAGCAGAGCTTCACGCCCTTCTTCAAGGAACAGCTGGAGTTCTTCATGGACAAGGCGCGGCGTCTGCGCCGCTTCGTCTGCCGCGGATGCGGGCTGAAGCGCGACGCCGTGTTCTATCTCTGCCCGCGCTGCCGCAGCTGGCACTCCATCGCCTTCCGCTACGACTTCACCCAATAG
- a CDS encoding lipopolysaccharide assembly LapA domain-containing protein → MRYVKVLLLVLFFAASMLFFIQNKETVTQSFVLVLSVPLLFDLRSIPLPFYLIVLGSFLVGGLACIGYFLSERFRLAGQVKELRAKAANLERELNQLRNLPLENQPYQAPADEPEA, encoded by the coding sequence ATGCGCTACGTGAAAGTCCTGCTCCTCGTGCTCTTCTTCGCCGCGTCCATGCTCTTCTTCATCCAGAACAAGGAGACCGTGACCCAGAGCTTCGTGCTCGTGCTTTCCGTGCCCCTGCTCTTCGACCTGCGCTCCATCCCCCTGCCCTTCTACCTCATCGTCCTGGGCTCCTTCCTGGTGGGCGGGCTGGCCTGCATCGGCTACTTCCTTTCCGAGCGCTTCCGGCTGGCGGGCCAGGTCAAGGAGCTGCGCGCCAAGGCCGCCAACCTGGAGCGGGAGCTGAACCAGCTGCGCAACCTGCCCCTGGAGAACCAGCCCTATCAGGCCCCGGCCGACGAGCCGGAGGCGTAG
- a CDS encoding HIT domain-containing protein — MEVLWAPWRLDYILGPKPDECVFCIPSDTAEDERRLVLWRGRTCFVIMNKFPYNNGHLMVTPYRHVSCLTDLTDEEAGECMETMRRSVAVLKTAFRPHGINAGFNLGEAAGAGIAAHLHFQIVPRWNGDASFMAVFGETNVIPEHLLSTYRRLKPLFDAAR, encoded by the coding sequence ATGGAAGTGTTGTGGGCGCCCTGGCGCCTGGACTATATCCTGGGTCCCAAGCCCGATGAATGCGTGTTCTGCATCCCCTCGGACACCGCCGAGGACGAGCGGCGGCTCGTGCTCTGGCGCGGCCGGACCTGCTTCGTGATCATGAACAAGTTCCCGTACAACAATGGGCACCTCATGGTCACGCCCTACCGCCACGTGTCCTGTCTCACGGACCTGACCGACGAGGAGGCCGGGGAGTGCATGGAAACCATGCGCCGCTCGGTGGCCGTGCTGAAGACCGCCTTCCGGCCCCACGGCATCAACGCCGGGTTCAACCTGGGCGAGGCCGCCGGGGCGGGCATCGCCGCGCACCTGCATTTCCAGATCGTGCCCCGCTGGAACGGGGACGCCTCCTTCATGGCCGTGTTCGGCGAGACGAACGTCATTCCCGAGCACCTGCTCTCCACCTACCGTCGCCTCAAACCGCTGTTCGACGCGGCGCGGTGA
- a CDS encoding CBS domain-containing protein, whose translation MPQGTEPKIAAPTVITAHANADFDALAAMIAASRLYPGAVLIFPGSQEKNLRNFYIQSTTYLFNFRNFKEIDQGTVRLLVVVDTRQKSRLAHVGPLLDNPAVEIHAYDHHPDSDEDVAATLSMIKPWGSTTAILVAEMRERGIVPLPEEATVMGLGLFEDTGSFSFDSTAAEDFEAAGWLRRNGMDLGVVTDLLSRDLDSEQVKILGELLETATSQEINGVNVVMAEASTDDFVGDFAFLAHKFMDMENIRVLFALGRMGDRIHLVARSRHAEVDVGEICGFFGGGGHAYAASATIKNKTLAEVKDELFALLYSHVNPQMVVENLMSKPPVVIEKSRPMKAAVELMTRFGLKGVPVVEDGGMRCVGLLEHKIADKAMTHKLGEVAVKEYMLREFLSVPPRSDLQEVMEIILGKRQRLVPVVAEDGELRGVITRTDLVNLLVEEPSRIPESLSPDRKRERNIRTLMFNRLPAAVFELLKKAGELGQDMGCEVFTVGGFVRDILLARVNLDIDLVVEGDGIRFARELVQRLGGRAKTHKKFKTAVVILPGGRRIDVATARLEYYEYPAALPTVELSSIKMDLYRRDFTINALAVHLNPQHFGRLVDFFGAQRDIKEKTIRVIHSLSFVEDPTRILRAVRFEQRFGFRIGSQTARLIKNALQLNLFSRLSGNRVFHELQLILDEESPLNCLSRMQELGLLEAIHPQMVLDPVKARLVMEIGKVHNWHKLLYLKPSAVPWKLYLLGLAQGVDGEQALDVCRRLGLSQRDERDFLALRESIGQVLGRLMAWKEDASPLSELYFCLDTLPLEGVLFLMARSRREEIRKHISQFLTNPASHAIEVTGRDLKRLRIPEGPVYARILRALRQAKIDGRAEGRKEQLQMVRALKREWRLAEDSGEDESGPEACPPSPGRVG comes from the coding sequence ATGCCCCAAGGCACGGAACCCAAGATCGCGGCGCCGACGGTCATCACCGCCCACGCCAACGCCGACTTCGACGCCCTGGCCGCCATGATCGCGGCCAGCAGGCTCTATCCCGGGGCCGTGCTCATCTTCCCCGGCAGCCAGGAGAAGAACCTCCGCAACTTCTACATCCAGAGCACGACCTACCTGTTCAATTTCAGGAATTTCAAGGAGATCGATCAGGGCACCGTGCGGCTTCTGGTGGTCGTGGACACCCGCCAGAAGTCGCGGCTGGCCCATGTGGGGCCGCTGCTGGACAACCCGGCCGTGGAAATCCACGCCTACGACCACCACCCGGATTCCGACGAGGACGTGGCCGCCACCCTGAGCATGATCAAGCCCTGGGGCTCCACCACGGCGATCCTGGTGGCCGAGATGCGCGAGCGCGGCATCGTCCCCCTGCCCGAGGAGGCCACGGTCATGGGCCTGGGGCTCTTCGAGGACACGGGCTCCTTCTCCTTCGACTCGACCGCCGCCGAGGATTTCGAGGCCGCCGGCTGGCTCCGGCGCAACGGCATGGACCTGGGCGTGGTCACGGACCTGCTTTCCCGCGACCTGGACTCCGAGCAGGTGAAGATCCTGGGCGAGCTGCTGGAGACCGCCACCAGCCAGGAGATCAACGGCGTGAACGTGGTCATGGCCGAGGCCAGCACCGACGACTTCGTCGGCGACTTCGCCTTCCTGGCCCACAAGTTCATGGATATGGAGAACATCCGGGTGCTCTTCGCCCTGGGCCGCATGGGCGACCGCATCCACCTGGTGGCCCGCTCGCGCCACGCCGAGGTGGACGTGGGCGAGATCTGCGGCTTCTTCGGCGGCGGAGGGCATGCCTACGCCGCTTCCGCGACCATCAAGAACAAGACCCTGGCCGAGGTCAAGGACGAGCTGTTCGCCCTGCTCTACTCCCACGTGAACCCGCAGATGGTGGTGGAGAACCTCATGTCCAAGCCGCCGGTGGTCATCGAGAAGAGCCGCCCCATGAAGGCCGCGGTGGAGCTCATGACCCGCTTCGGGCTCAAGGGCGTGCCCGTGGTGGAGGACGGCGGCATGCGCTGCGTGGGCCTGCTGGAGCACAAGATCGCGGACAAGGCCATGACCCACAAGCTGGGCGAGGTGGCGGTCAAGGAATACATGCTGCGGGAGTTCCTGAGCGTGCCGCCGCGCTCGGACCTCCAGGAGGTCATGGAGATCATCCTGGGCAAGCGCCAGCGCCTCGTGCCCGTGGTGGCCGAGGACGGCGAGCTGCGGGGAGTCATCACCCGCACGGACCTGGTGAATCTGCTGGTGGAGGAGCCCTCGCGCATCCCGGAGTCGCTCTCCCCGGACCGCAAGCGCGAACGGAACATCCGCACGCTCATGTTCAACCGCCTGCCCGCGGCCGTGTTCGAGCTGTTGAAGAAGGCCGGGGAGCTGGGCCAGGACATGGGCTGCGAGGTCTTCACCGTGGGCGGCTTCGTGCGCGACATCCTTCTGGCCCGGGTGAACCTGGACATCGACCTGGTGGTCGAGGGCGACGGCATCCGCTTCGCCCGGGAGCTGGTCCAGCGCCTGGGCGGCCGGGCCAAGACCCACAAGAAGTTCAAGACCGCCGTGGTCATCCTGCCGGGCGGGCGGCGCATCGACGTGGCCACCGCGCGGCTGGAGTACTACGAGTACCCGGCGGCCCTGCCCACGGTGGAGCTCTCCTCCATCAAGATGGACCTCTACCGCCGCGACTTCACCATCAACGCCCTGGCCGTGCACCTCAACCCGCAGCACTTCGGACGGCTGGTGGACTTCTTCGGGGCCCAGCGCGACATCAAGGAGAAGACCATCCGGGTCATCCACTCCCTGAGCTTCGTGGAGGACCCCACGCGCATCCTGCGGGCCGTGCGCTTCGAACAGCGCTTCGGCTTCCGCATCGGCTCCCAGACCGCGCGGCTGATCAAGAACGCCCTGCAGCTGAACCTCTTCAGCAGGCTCTCCGGCAACCGGGTCTTCCACGAGCTGCAACTCATCCTGGACGAGGAGTCGCCCCTGAACTGCCTCTCGCGCATGCAGGAGCTGGGCCTGCTGGAGGCCATCCATCCCCAGATGGTCCTGGACCCGGTCAAGGCCCGGCTGGTCATGGAGATCGGCAAGGTCCACAACTGGCACAAGCTCCTTTATCTGAAGCCCTCGGCCGTGCCCTGGAAGCTCTACCTCCTGGGCCTGGCCCAGGGCGTGGACGGGGAGCAGGCCCTGGACGTCTGCCGCCGCCTGGGCCTGTCCCAGCGGGACGAGCGCGATTTCCTGGCCCTGCGCGAATCCATCGGCCAGGTGCTCGGGCGGCTCATGGCCTGGAAGGAGGACGCCTCGCCCCTGTCCGAACTCTATTTCTGCCTGGACACCCTGCCCCTGGAGGGCGTGCTCTTCCTCATGGCCCGCAGCCGCCGGGAGGAGATCCGCAAGCACATCTCGCAGTTCCTGACCAACCCGGCGTCCCACGCCATCGAGGTCACGGGCCGCGACCTGAAGCGGCTGCGCATTCCCGAGGGGCCGGTCTACGCCCGCATCCTGCGCGCCCTGCGCCAGGCCAAGATCGACGGCCGCGCCGAGGGCCGCAAGGAGCAGTTGCAGATGGTCCGGGCCCTGAAGCGGGAATGGCGGCTGGCGGAGGATTCCGGGGAGGACGAGAGCGGGCCCGAGGCTTGCCCTCCATCCCCCGGACGTGTAGGATAA
- the xerD gene encoding site-specific tyrosine recombinase XerD: MRDDTVSAGERQAPPQHSWVDRYLEFLLIERGLSENSLSGYAADLAALLEFLKEKGRGPESADSRDIFLHLTRLRGRGLASRSLARHLSSLRGFFAFCLDRGLRPDDPAELLENPKLPKGLPDVLSRAEMDSLLSVPEPSTPLGARDRVMLELLYASGLRVSELVELSAADFDPQTGILRVFGKGSKERVVPVHERAQALLADYLERTRPQFRPADPQIFLNRSGRKLTRQGIWKLIKKYALAAGIRREISPHTFRHSFATHLLEGGADLRIVQALLGHADIAATEIYTHVQADRLLSIHRKFHPRSGV; this comes from the coding sequence ATGCGTGATGATACCGTGAGCGCCGGAGAGCGGCAGGCGCCTCCGCAGCACTCGTGGGTGGACCGCTACCTGGAGTTTCTGCTCATCGAGCGCGGTCTGTCCGAGAACAGTCTGTCGGGATACGCCGCGGACCTCGCCGCCTTGCTTGAATTTCTCAAGGAAAAGGGACGTGGTCCCGAGTCCGCCGACTCCCGGGATATTTTCCTGCACCTGACCCGCCTGCGCGGGCGCGGGCTGGCCAGCCGCTCCCTGGCGCGCCACCTCTCTTCCCTGCGCGGCTTCTTCGCCTTTTGTCTGGATCGCGGGCTGCGCCCCGACGACCCCGCCGAACTGCTGGAAAACCCAAAGCTTCCCAAGGGGTTGCCGGACGTGCTTTCGCGCGCGGAGATGGATAGCCTGCTTTCCGTCCCGGAGCCCTCCACCCCGTTGGGCGCTCGCGACCGGGTCATGCTGGAGTTGCTCTACGCCTCTGGCCTGCGCGTCTCCGAGCTGGTGGAGCTGTCCGCCGCGGACTTCGACCCCCAGACCGGCATCCTGCGGGTCTTCGGCAAGGGCTCCAAGGAGCGGGTCGTGCCGGTGCACGAGCGGGCCCAGGCCCTGCTCGCCGACTACCTGGAGCGCACCCGGCCGCAATTCCGGCCCGCCGATCCCCAGATATTCCTGAACCGCTCCGGCCGCAAGCTCACCCGCCAGGGCATCTGGAAGCTCATCAAGAAATACGCCCTGGCCGCGGGCATCCGGCGCGAGATTTCGCCGCACACCTTCCGCCACTCCTTCGCCACGCACCTCCTGGAGGGCGGAGCCGACCTGCGCATCGTCCAGGCCCTGCTGGGCCACGCCGACATCGCCGCCACCGAGATATACACCCACGTGCAGGCCGACCGCCTGTTGTCCATCCACCGGAAGTTCCACCCGCGCTCCGGGGTGTGA